TTCTGCTCCTCCAAACCAGGCATTATTGTTGAATCTGTTTGATATAACAATGTCATATAAtaataactatatatatatattataatatatatattataaaataataataacaatataaGAATGTCTTGCCAATTGGCTTATTTCTCAATGAGGCCTTGCAAATATAATACCTTTAATGGTCATAATTAGGGCAGCATTAGACTCTTCAGACTAATGTTTGTGTAAGCCATTTTGATTAGGCCCATGTtctacaattttatttaaaatgttgcttaggttctgatttacattttcttacaaTGCTTCAAACAGGGCACAGTTCTCTAATTCTCACTTAAAGACCAGGAATTTCTGTAACGTCTTCTGTATCATAACTCTTGCTTGTGTATCACCTTCATCTGGCTCTTGTGCTGGCTGCACCTGCCTTCCTTGATCTGGTTAAGTTTCTAGATAAATGGATAAACCTTTATAATGAGTTGAAGTGCAGACCACAGGCAGATGTTGAACAGTGATCATGCTGTATCCATATTTCTTCAGACTGTGCTACTCAGAGGGCCCAAATGGTTGGGTCTGAACTTAGCAGTCTGcagtaatcatagaatcatagaatggtttgggttggaagggaccttaaagggAAGGGACCATCcaattccaactcccctgccatgggcagggacacctcccactaggtcaggttgcccaaagccccatccagcctggccttgaacacctccagggatggggcatccacagcttctctgggcagcctgttccagggcctcatcaccctctgagtaaagaatttcttccaagtagccaatctaaatctaccctcttttagttaaaaacCATTCTGCCTTGTCCTACCACTGCACTCCCTGATAAAGTGTCAGGGAGTCCCAGCTTCCCTGTGGGCCCCCTTTAAgcactggcaggccgctgtaaggtGCCCCCAGGGCCTTATCTTCACCAGGCTGAATAATAGTGGTCTGAATTCTGTTGTCTAATGTTTTCTGCCAGGACCCAAAACGTTACAACAGACCAGGAAAAAAGGTTACTTCAGCAACTCCGAGAAATTACTAGAGTTATGAAAGAAGGCAAATTCATAGATGGCATCTCTCCtgagaaagaagctgaagaagctTCTTACATGGAGGACTGGGAAGGTAAGCAAGAGCCTTTCTAACCGCTACCCTGATGAGAAAAACTGAGCAAGGATTACTTTATATCCaaaatcctttcaaaatttAACTTCATTCTTCCTATTCAGAAAGTGCTTCTCAGAACTTTGCAAGAGGTGGTTTGTTTTCCCAACCAcaatagaaaaaaggaaaaaaagaaagaaagaaagaaagattctGAGTCAGCCAGCATTTTCTTTAGTGTAAAGACTACACTGTCTGCTGCCAAAAGTGGCATATGAATATTCACATATGCTTCATCTGCTGCTGGGTCTTGGCTGCTGTGGGTTTATCTTTCCCTTTATTTGCAGGGCTAGATTTCACAGAAAATCCTAAAACCCTTGGAAATTTGAATCAATATGTTTTGGATAACTtacaatttttacttttgatttgtttgctcCAGTATTGTAAAAGTCACCTCCAGGAAGCCTGTCTTTTAAAGATTCCTTATTATAATGTCCTTTCTGTTCCTTACTGTTTACTTGTCacataaatgtgttttcaagACATCCTAGTTGAGCTGTTTGCGTTCCGAATTCTAAATGCATCTTTATGCAGACTTAATTCCTTGCTCCTTAGGAAGCTTTCAAAAATGATTCAAAGTATAAAGCATAAACAGCTGCCTCGAGCACTGTTTTCTTAAATCAAGTTCATGATCCacttcataaaatgaaatgcacaaAGGCATTGACTCATATCTGGTTTCCAACTTTATAAATAATATGCCATTTTTTGCAAAAGTCTTAAAAATCTGTAgacaggaacaacaacaaaaaagaatatatttgaagATCTAAGACACAATTGTCACCTATTAGCTCCCACAGCTTTCAGCAAAGCTCAGATAGTCATTCCTGAAAAACTGGGTTGAAATCCTAGCTCCCTAAAAGTCAGTGGAGTTTTGTCATCATCTTCCAAGAAGTCACGTTTTGCACATTCTTGCCATGCAATTAAATAGATGCTACTTATACTGTCAGTGCTAAAAACAATTGTTCTAATGCTTCTGCATCCGTCACTGAAATCAgtactattttaaaattctgttaacATTTCAAACCACATGTCACTTTATTCCTAAGGTTACCCAGAAGAGACCTATCCCATCTATGATAATTCCAATTGCTTCAAGCGCAAACGGGAAACAATCCTGGTAGATTATCCTGATCTCAGCCAGCCCTCTGCAGAAGAACTGGCCGAAAGAATGGAGGGCATGGAAGATGAGGATTACCTGTGCAATGAAACCCTACTCTCTGGCCTCACCATGGGAAGGGACAGCCATgatttaatgcagaaaaaggaTGAGGGAACAGGCATTAGTGAAGAGGAGAGGGACCATCATCACAGCCAAAGCATTGAGGAGTGTTGTTACTGCtacgaggaggaggaggatccTGCTGTTATAGCGGAGAACGCTGTATTCCActcagagagctgcagtgaAGCAGAAGAGCCAGCCTCAGAGGACCTGTTCATGGAGTCTGACAACGAAaatgcagcactgaaaaaacaaaaagctagtGATTCAGATGAAACAGGCATGCTGAGAAAGCGCAACACAAAAGGACATGAGTAATAGTGACAATATGTGAATGTCATCTAGGTGGTGACAGTAAAGGTCATAAACTGTCAATTTGTGtgatttttgcttctgaagaagaaaattctttatTCATCTCCGTGTACGAATTCCATTCCCACAGTAACAATCACATCATCCACCCGAACTGCAAGCCAACACCCTTTTTCATGCAGTCTTGTCAACTTATTGCTGCCTTGCCAGGAGCACTTTGTCCTTCCTTTTGGAAACTGATACCTTGAAGAAGATTATTCCATTcatatatttgtgtgttttttttttttctttctgatttctgaacaagcaggtgggtttttttgtttgttttttttttttagccaggAGTAAGCCAGATATCTCTTTCCTaagaaaaaccttttttttttttttgttaccaaTTATGAAAATGAATCAAATTCAGATATAGTTAAGAGATTATCATGAAGCTGGAGGAGAAAGTATGCCTTCTTACTCTTAACCGATCAGCAGAACAGACCATAGTCACACAAGTCGTTCTTTCTCCACTGTGTCATTGCTGCTGGAAGCCCAAGAAACTGTTGTTACTACAATATATGAAACTTAAATGTTACCACAACCCACAGCCCATTTCCCAGTTTATTTAATGCTGTAAGACCAGTAGCATAACCTTTTTCACATCCCAAGAAAAGCATAATCAAGACTGAAGCATAATGAGTTTTCATTGTCTTTGCCATAGTCATGGTGAAATGACTTGGTGAAACTCCCAGATGGGCACAGGAATCAGCCCATACATCGTATTatagaacatttaaaatatccCTGGTGATTTGCTCTTGAACTTTGGAAGTACTAGAAGTACATTGAACGGTTCATTTGAATCCATGCATATCTTATGTTTAACAAAATACACGTGTAACCACTATGTACCAGCTCTATTCCCAGATCACCAGGGCATATCTTGAGcataaaaaaagcattttgcccTGCACACTCAGATTGAGTTTGTTGTTCGGTGGATGTCTGCTTTTGAGacatctcttttgtttttgttatcaCTGATTTGTTTTCCAGGTTACAACTGTGGCCTGATGTCTACATCGTATATGTTATTCATAAAGAATTCCTGCTTAcagaattaaggaaaaaagaacagaaataagttCATAGTaatggaagacagaaaatagaGGAAATACATTGAATACTCGGATTTTACTAGGAGTGTATTAGGAGTGTTTTACTAGGagtgtatttcttttaaaatcattctgtagaccaacttttattttttgtttcctggaCCCCCTCAACactctccttctctcttcacTGTGTCAGTAGTTTGAGCCCTGTCTCTGAGCTGAGCTTGTGTTTTCTTGACTGGGAATCCCTGCTGGGCCTTTACAACACCCATGAGTGGATATGCAGCGTTTCTATCCAAGCCAGAATCTCTGCAGGTGGGAATAGCAATTGATAATTTTTCTACCTTAGTCAGTGTCCTTGAGCTAGAGCACTAACATCAACTGATACCAGTCGCTGGCAGGGAAGGCTATTTTCACAGTCTTTGCCTGCTAATAGAGTCATATACTTTGCAAAAGATGACTTTTATCACAATCTTGTCTAGCCAAATACTTGCACTGTCAAAGGACCTTGTCCTCATTTGAAAACCatgtttcatttagaaaatacattaataccAAAGACAGCTGTTAAAGGACTGTATTCATTCCACTGCAAGTAACAGTGTCTGTCTGTCCCATGAACAACTCTCTCACCATATAAACACTCCTAGGAGTCACATGAGTGAAGAGGCGGAGTGCAAGTGATAAGATAATGgacatttctgcttcttctgtaGAGGTGGTCAAGCTGGACTAATACAGCTGCATGACTTGCCAGGCATATAGCCTTTATTTGTTACTTACAATTGTTAAGAGAGAGACATTTGTGCAGGCTGCTGTGGGCAAAGCAGTAGCCCAACCCATTGCCATGAGAAACAAGGGTGCCATCTTAAGTCTACTGCAGCTTATAGAAATACAGACCTAGAAAATTTTACCTGTCTATACAAATATGTGCTTATGTAGTGCTTCAAATTCCATCTACTTATAAAGgtatatgaaatttaaaaaaatagtttcatttaaatttgtACGTTTAACTTTGTGCAATATATTGTAAACACATGAAAAAGTGGTGTCACACATAAAGCATAGGGTAGaatttttagctgttttcatACATTAAGAAGCTAAAATGTAGTAA
This Cygnus atratus isolate AKBS03 ecotype Queensland, Australia chromosome 5, CAtr_DNAZoo_HiC_assembly, whole genome shotgun sequence DNA region includes the following protein-coding sequences:
- the RIC3 gene encoding protein RIC-3 isoform X2, with protein sequence MHYQATPDSRATPHFPRSHLAEAVAKAKAGGGGGGSTGGTGRGLVGQIIPIYGFGIFLYILYILFKLASKGKPTAGERKCPTAAPGNMKRKITDYELTQLQEKLRETEEAMEKLINRVGPNCDRTQNVTTDQEKRLLQQLREITRVMKEGKFIDGISPEKEAEEASYMEDWEGYPEETYPIYDNSNCFKRKRETILVDYPDLSQPSAEELAERMEGMEDEDYLCNETLLSGLTMGRDSHDLMQKKDEGTGISEEERDHHHSQSIEECCYCYEEEEDPAVIAENAVFHSESCSEAEEPASEDLFMESDNENAALKKQKASDSDETGMLRKRNTKGHE
- the RIC3 gene encoding protein RIC-3 isoform X1, whose product is MAPSACGRVAAVSCLVLCASLLLPRAFVSRGGGRTEPGAAPPEGKLGHFPPRMHYQATPDSRATPHFPRSHLAEAVAKAKAGGGGGGSTGGTGRGLVGQIIPIYGFGIFLYILYILFKLASKGKPTAGERKCPTAAPGNMKRKITDYELTQLQEKLRETEEAMEKLINRVGPNCDRTQNVTTDQEKRLLQQLREITRVMKEGKFIDGISPEKEAEEASYMEDWEGYPEETYPIYDNSNCFKRKRETILVDYPDLSQPSAEELAERMEGMEDEDYLCNETLLSGLTMGRDSHDLMQKKDEGTGISEEERDHHHSQSIEECCYCYEEEEDPAVIAENAVFHSESCSEAEEPASEDLFMESDNENAALKKQKASDSDETGMLRKRNTKGHE